A section of the Methanosarcina mazei S-6 genome encodes:
- a CDS encoding ABC transporter permease codes for MIFSKIPIGDYVEIAVYWIELNLGWLLDIISDFLGFMITGFRDFLMLFPPLIFALLIAALAYFTGKKNLKLAVGTFVGLLLIENLRLWTLSMETLSLVISSAFLALVIGIPLGILAAKSDFFFNVLKPILDLMQTMPSFVYLIPALIFFGLGNVPGMIATLVFAMPPTIRLTNLGIRQVPRELKEVADAFGSTPWQKLVKVELPAALPTIMAGVNQCIMLSLSMVVIAAMIGARGLGYQVLFGIQRVDIGLGFEAGLGIVILAVILDRITQNLSPK; via the coding sequence GTGATTTTCTCCAAAATTCCTATAGGAGATTACGTTGAGATTGCAGTCTACTGGATCGAGCTCAATCTTGGCTGGCTCCTGGACATTATAAGCGATTTCCTTGGTTTTATGATTACTGGATTCAGGGACTTTCTGATGCTTTTCCCACCTCTCATTTTCGCGCTGCTTATTGCTGCCCTGGCTTATTTCACAGGCAAGAAAAATCTGAAACTTGCGGTGGGAACTTTTGTCGGTCTCCTGTTGATTGAGAATTTGCGACTATGGACACTTTCAATGGAAACACTTTCCCTTGTGATCTCCTCGGCATTTCTGGCACTGGTTATAGGAATTCCCCTGGGAATTCTCGCTGCTAAAAGTGATTTCTTCTTTAACGTCCTGAAGCCGATCCTGGACCTTATGCAGACCATGCCTTCTTTTGTTTACCTCATTCCCGCCCTGATCTTCTTCGGGCTTGGAAACGTCCCGGGCATGATTGCAACCCTTGTGTTTGCAATGCCTCCTACCATTCGTTTGACCAATCTTGGAATCCGCCAGGTTCCTCGGGAGCTTAAGGAGGTTGCGGATGCCTTTGGGTCAACACCCTGGCAAAAGCTTGTTAAAGTTGAGCTGCCTGCGGCCCTGCCGACAATTATGGCAGGAGTTAACCAGTGTATTATGCTTTCCCTTTCAATGGTAGTTATAGCCGCCATGATAGGAGCAAGAGGTCTTGGTTACCAGGTGCTCTTCGGGATACAGAGGGTTGACATAGGCCTTGGCTTCGAAGCAGGGCTCGGAATTGTTATTCTT